A window from Anser cygnoides isolate HZ-2024a breed goose chromosome 1, Taihu_goose_T2T_genome, whole genome shotgun sequence encodes these proteins:
- the KCNE1 gene encoding potassium voltage-gated channel subfamily E member 1, whose amino-acid sequence MLVLSNNTALSSLLSKLLQDQLEQTNSSAPSQVGSASGSLEIIYVLMMVGLFGFFTVGVMVTNIRARRLEDSRDPYNMYIATDIWHKKDQEYFQAKLIENYKLCCVFENQLAVEQPSAQIPEVKSS is encoded by the coding sequence atgttggTGCTGTCTAACAACACAGCCCTGAGCTCCCTCCTCTCTAAGCTGCTTCAAGATCAACTGGAGCAGACCAATAGCTCTGCCCCATCTCAGGTTGGCAGTGCCAGCGGCAGCCTTGAAATCATCTATGTGCTGATGATGGTCGGCCTCTTCGGCTTCTTCACAGTGGGAGTCATGGTGACCAACATCCGCGCCAGGAGGCTGGAGGACTCCCGCGACCCCTACAACATGTACATCGCAACAGACATTTGGCACAAGAAGGACCAGGAGTATTTTCAAGCCAAGCTCATAGAAAATTACAAGCTCTGCTGTGTCTTTGAAAACCAGCTGGCCGTGGAGCAGCCGAGCGCGCAGATTCCCGAGGTGAAGTCTTCCTAG